The genomic window AGTCGAAGCCTGCGCAACAGCTTTTTGTACACATTGTGAGCGCTGGCCTTTTTCAGGGCATGAATTAGTGCTCTAACGGTGTCCATGTTGGGATTTTCCATTTTCCATTGCTTCAGCTGAACAAACGTTTGATTTCGGACTGCTTTTCTCCTCTGCAGCCACTGTAAGTGCTGTGCACTCGCTCCCTTTCCAGGTAAACTCTCCATCAGCATTCTCAACTGTTTCAAAGTCAGCTTCTGATGAGCGATAAATTTAAAGATGGCTTCATCGCACAGTGCAATATCTGAGGTAAACCAGAAGAGGTGTGGAAGATTATATTTTCAATTAATCACTTTCAAGTTCTtgctattatttattaatttgcacagtttgtcttcttttacacattagcTGTTTCTCATtggtaataaatgaacctttgaacaaagTGTACAACTCCGAATTTTTTCTCTTTCATGGTTTTTTAGTTTATTTCAATGCACAAGTCACAATCCATCTGTAATGatgctagaactagaggtcaaggCTTGAGAACAcgagatatgggagcagaattaggccatttggcccactgagtctgctccgccattttctctcagccccaatctcctgccttctccccatttcctttcatgccctgaccaatgaagaatctatcaatctttgccttaaatatacataaaaactcatcctccacagctgactatggcaaagaattccacagattcacctctctctggcctAAGGTACAGtcctgatctttcactgatcctgtgtacagtagatttgctgagcatgcctgcaggaaaaataaTCTCAGGATGAAAGGCGAAATATTCAAGGAGATCATGAGGGGGTCTGCTTCACTCAGAGTATGGTGTGACttgtaggaaagcagcttccatcattaaagatcctcactacccaggccatgcttttttcttgctgttgccacctggtagaaggtacaagagcctcgggacttgcaacaccaggttcaagaacagttactagccTGCAACAgtaaggctcttgaacaaaaggggataactacactcatctattgagaagCTCCCACAACAACTTACCTcagtttaaggactctttatcttgttatttcatgccctcattatttattgctatttattaatatttgcatttgcacagtttgttgtcttcaatattttacttgatctttcattgatcctgtttacagttactattctatagatttgctgagtatgcccccaggaaaaagaatctcagggttgtatgtggtgacgtgtatgtactctgataataaattttactgtgaactttgagtgtggaacgagctgccagatgtgggttcgatttcaacatttaagaggaatttggtaAGTACAAGGATAGGAGAGGTAGCAATGGTACAGGTGCCGATCAATGGGACAAGGTAGAACAATAGAGTCCAGCATGCACTAGATGGGCCTAACGACCTGCCTCTGTGCTTCAGTACACAGTTGTGTGGTGGAGTGGAGATACATCTtttccaaaggaggtgtaaggcgctccttctctctgccagcctgcaggtcacccttgggcaaggagtgGCACTTGCTTAGCCGCCAACCACCcacctcatccccccccccccatcagaatCACAGGAAGCAATGGGAGAGGTGaacggtcatatgagcagctggtgcagatctcaAGTGCTGGTTATGCGATCACTGATGCCAGGTAGGCAATCtttgaggagtattgataatggccgcggtcacccgtcttgtaaagacactgcccagaagaaggcaatggcaaaccacttctgtagaaaaatttgccaagagaacacatggtcatggaaaggcTATGATCACCTCCATTATACGATATGGCACATAATGCTATGTGACTCTATAACTCTTAAtttcttctgtgaatgcctgcatgaaaatgaatcccaaggtagGAGATGGTAATATATGCATACTttgtaaataaatttactttgacctttgaacttatATTTCTGAGCCACATGTTTGTGCTGAAAGCTTTCATATACTGTAAGCAGATCTTTAGCGGCCCCATCCTCTAAGCAGGCCAATCAATGAGTGACACAGCGGAAGAGGTTTTCGACTGGCAAGTAAGCCAAGGCCCCCACATGACACCTTATAACCAGTTATTGTAGTCATTAGCGTGATGCTAATGGGTGATTAGGATGGGTCAGGACATTATTGGGATTCAGCTACCAGACCTGGAGCAACCTACACCTCTCAATGCCTGTGGTGTGCTTGTAACATCATTAAAGAACCATCCCGTCCCAGACACAGTCTGTTCagtctcctgccatctggtagaagacatagatagatagatagatagatagatagatactttattcatccccaaggggaaattcaacatttttccagtgtcccatacacttattgtagcaaaactaattacatgcaatatttaactcagtataaatatgatatgcatctaaaatcaccctcccaaaaagcattaataagtagcttttaaaaagttcttagaaacatcatagaaacaTCTTAGCCAAAACAGTAGActaagaaacagcttcttcccgaatAAAGCTACACCCCAGCTTGCCAATGGCTTTTGAGTGTTATGGACTACAGAAGTCACTTGCTGCATGTAAATatgggaaatttaaaaaaattaagctATACTGCATGCATTGTAGATATCTGTTTTGCACAGACTGAAGTAACGCTGTAAGCTCATTGACAAGGAAGTTATATTCTATTACAGCTCGgagtgtcagagtttggagttcaatactggtgtcctctgtaagaaagtctgtatgttcttcctgtgagtgcatgggtttcctctgggtgatctggtttcctcccacagtccaaagacttactgagtagaaggttaactggtcactgtaaactgTCCTCTGATTAGGTTTgtgttaaataagtgggttgctaGGCAATGTGGTTCTTTGGGTTGAAAGAGCCAgttttgcactgtatctcaaaataactAAACTGATCTGGCCTGATGCCCATGTTATCCATTCAGCCATGTTATCATACGgcaaccctttaattcctggaatcattcttctgaatcttctctgaaccctctaccatatcaatatatcctttctaaaataaggagcccagaactgcaaacaatactccaagtgtactCTCACAAgttccttatagagcctcaacaacaCATCCCTCCTCTTATATCctatacctctggaaatgaatgccaacattgtctTCGCCTTCTTCAAAACCAACTAAACTTGGAGATTAACGTTTAGGGtatcttgtacaaggactcctaagtccctttgcatctctgcattttgaattctgtcccgaactaaataatagtctgcccttttatttcttccaccaaagtgcatgaccatacactttccaacattgtatttcatttgccacttccccaacctgtctaagtctctctgcaggctcttctgctttgtatcatcggcaaaattagccacaaatccattaatcccatagtccaaatcattgacatacatcataaaaagcagcagtcccaacaccaacccctgtggaactccactggtaaccggcagccagccagaataagatccctttcattcccactctctgttttctgccgaactGCCAATGCTCCACAcgcgctagtaacttccctgtaattccatgggctcttatcttgctaaggagGCTGCAgcacctcatcaaaggccttctgaacatccaagtacaccacgtctactgcatctcctttgtctaccctgcttgtaatttcctcaaagaattgcaatctgggaggattttcctttcaggaaaccatactggctttgacctatcttgttatgtgcctccaggtattccataatcttATCCCtagcaatcgattccaacaacttcccaaccactgatatcaggctaacaggtctatagtttcctttctgctgcctcccactcttcttaaatagagtaacatttgcaattttccattcagccagtaccatgccagaatctattgattcttgaaagatcatcgttaatgcctccacaatctctccagctacttccttcagaacccaaggatgCATTCCTAATGAGCTTCCAAGTTTCCTTCtgatagtttttaaaagctccccaatcctctatcttcccactacctctggcttccttgtatgccctgtcttttgcttttactttggctctgacttcacttgtcagccatggtagcgtccttcttccctttgaaaatttcttcttatttggaatatttaCAGTTGCCATCTCAGCTTGATTGTTTGATGTTTCAGTTTCCATAGCAGCACAAGCTGTAAACACTCCCCTACTCCCCCATCTTCCGGTGTAACAATTGAACAACCTCACTCTGATGTTTACAGTTAATTAATCCACAGCTGGATTCTTACTGCAGATATATTACATCTCTCTAACAGAATGAATTCTAATACTGGGTCATATAGGGATGGACAATAGGttgacagtggatgttgttttaTTGAATCTTCTCACTGTCTTGGAAACCTGAACAACACTAATACTTAGTGTATAAACAGGTCGTTGTTTATTGCCAACAGCGTAGTGTTTAACAAAATTATCCCTACAGTTCCGTTCAAAAAGCTCCAAAGCCCGGACCTCCTtacttccctctgcaaatggacccttgacttcctcatcggaaGACCATAACCTGTGTGGATCGGTAATAACATCTCATCCCTGCTGATAATCAACTGCTCTGCTTGCTCTAGTCCTGTGACTgttgctaagcacagctctaaatCAAATCCAAATTTGATGACAACACaactattggcagaatttcagatggtgacaagaagacATACAGGAgcaagttagaaacatagaaaacctacagcacaatacaagcccttcggcccacaaagttgtgccgaacatgtccctaccttagaaattactaggcttacccatagccccctatttttctaagctccatgtacctatccaaaagtctcttaaaagaccctatcatatccacatgCACcagcgttgccggcagcccattgcacacattcaccactctctgtgtaaaaaacttacccctgacatctcctctgtacctactccccagcaccttaaacctgtgtcctcttgtggcagccatttcagccctgggaaaaagcctctgactatccacacgatcaatgcctcacatcatcttatacacctctatcaggtcacctctcatcctccgtcgctccaaggaaaaaaggccgagttcactcaacctgttttcataaggcatgttccctaatccaggcaacaagtTAGATCCGCTGGTTGAGTGGTTTTCACAGCAATGACCTTCAACTCACATTAGTAAGAccaagagttgattgtggacttctgaaagGAAAAGACAAGGGAATGCaccctcatcaagggatcagaggtggaaagggcgagcaatttcaagtttctgggtgtcaacatccccgaggatctatcctgggccaacatATCGATACTTACAAAGAAGACAGGATAGTGGTtgtatttcattcggagtttggaGACTTTTGGTATGTTGGGTAAGCCACTCACAAATTCCTgctgatgtaccatggagagcgttctaactggctgcttcACCGTCTGGTATGTGGGGGGTGGTGGACACTactcaggattgaaataagctgcagaaagttgtgaattcagttagctccatcatgggcattaactGGCCCAGCATCCAGAAAgttttcaaggagtgatgcctcaaaaaggtggcatccgtctTTGAGGAtccccatcagccaggacatgccctcctctcattgcttcTATCAGCAGGGATGTATAGGAGCTTGAAGTCATACGATCAATGAtttaacaacagcttcttccccctgtcaTCCAATTTCTCAATGGATATTCAACGCGGCTACaatacatttttaattttttttcactttttgcactacttatttaagtttttaatatatataaaaacacttCTTACTGTAATCTATCTTTCTATTATAATAAATTTCACTGTCCTCCTGTTGTATAatggcaaatttcatgacatatgccaatgatattaatcctgattcgaACATAAATTCTAATTCACTTTTCTGATGATCTTTATTTTTAGCTTGTAGCCCAGTGGGCAAAATGATGTAACTGGCTAAGATGAAGATATTAAGGGGACAGGGAGTAAATAATAATGATTTAAAGATTATagattagctttaattgtcacatgtagcctacagagaaatgcatcatttgtgtcaatgaacaATGCAGTCCACAAGTGGTGTCATATATCCAGCGCCAGTATAGCATATGCCTGCAAATTAATAAACATAACCTGTTTGTTTTTGAAATCTCGATGGaaaacctccttacagacagtggtgggaactgaacccagctcgctggcactgtaaactgTTATGTTAAACTTCTACGCTACCAGCTGTCACAAGATTGTTGCTATGGAAAGCACATGAAGCAAAAAGGAGATAACTAGGTTGTTGCCTCATTTTATCCTCCTCTTTTTCCTGTCTTTCTGAAACTTTTCACTTCCCTCTTTCAGAGGTGCAGGAATCTGAAGACACATACACaagatttcaggaacagcttcttcccttctgtcatcagTTTGTTaaacggacaatgaacccatgaacgcttcCACACTACTTTTATCTTTCttgttgcactacttattcaatttattttttatagAGACTTCTCATTTTAATTTATGGTTTTACTATGATCTATTGCAATGTACCGCtgtcaaaaaaacaacaaatttcataacatctgCTGGGGGTTagtaaacctgattatgattctgttTACAACTTCCTCCTCCAACTTCCCCTCATCCCATTTCACAACACAttttcttcctccttctccccctcccaccccccctcccccaccgccaAGGCTCATCAGGGTGttgtcaggactttattcccttccatagatacgaatgatctgctgagttcttttaGCACGTCACGTATAACCCCCaaggtttccagtatctgtagagtCTCTTGTGCTTAATACTTGATTTCCGAACCTCTTTTTCAGGGCCACTAGCATATAGCAAAGGAAAATCAGGTAGTCTGTAGGAAAGCTAATTTAATGGAGGCTAAAGCTTGAATCAGCACCCAGGGACCATGTTCCAGAATTTTATTTGCTCTTATGAGTGTGACTAGGAAGAGTGTGACCTACTCCAGGAAGGTCACAGTGCTGCTTATCCCAGCAACTGAGTGACACATAGGGGTGAAAGCCCAGTCCAAAGTCAGCCCAGCAGACAATAGTTGCAGTCTGTTTTATACCTCTTTCACTTGAAAGTTGATATTTGTGGTTATGAGTCATGTACAATGGTATTCTTGTGCAAGTCTTTTGTATTAGAATCAACTGAGGAAACAATGAACTAAACAAAACTCTACTTTGGCTATCTTTGCATCATGAAATGACACAAATTGGCTGATGAAATATAGCATAGGGAAGTATGTGAAACTTGGAAGAACAAGGGGGTGggcggggaatctcattgaaacctattgaatattgaaggacTGGATGTGAAAAGAATATTCTTTATAGTGGAGCAGTccggtgcagctgtaacgaaacccaatttcccttgggatcaataaagtatgtctgtctgtctgtctaagatAAGAGGAGAGTTTCAGAATACAAGGccaaccctttagaacagtgatgataaagaatttctttagccagaggatagtaaATCTGtcgaattaattgccacagattgatgtggaggccaagtcattgggtatatttaaagtggaggttgatagcagAAGTGGAAGTGGGAGTTGATGTggagtccatctcccaccaccccctcccccccatcctcatcacattctacaggggttgtattgagagcatcctgagcagctgcatcactgcctggtttggaaattgcaccatctcggatcgcaagaccctgcagcagatagtgaggtcagctgagaagatcatcggggtctctcttcccgccatcacagacatttatactacacgctgtatccgcaaagcaaacagcattatgaaggaccccatgcacccgtcatacaatcttttctccctcctgccatctgagaaaaggctccgaagcattcgggctctcacgaccagactacgtaacagtttcttcccccaagctatcagactcctcaatacccgaagcctggactgacaccttgccctactgtcctgtttattatttattgtaatgcctgcactgtttttgtgcaccttacgcagtccagtgtaggtctgtagtctagtgtagctttctctgtgttgtttttttattacgtagttcagtctagttttttgtactgtgtcatgtaacacaccatggccctgaaaaaccttgtctcatttttactatgtactgtaccagcagttatggtcgaaatgacaataacagCGAtgacttgataggttcttgataagtagggttgacaaaggctatggggagaaggcaggagaatggtaacagggacattgaggagcagatagggagacagattctggaaaggaggtaataataacagggttgttatagtgggagattataatttcccaaatattgattggcatttccctagagaGAGGGGTTTaagtggggtggagtttgttaggtgtgttcaggaaggtttcttgacacaatatgtagataagcctacaagaggagaggctgtacttgatttggtattgggaatgaATCTGGTTAGGTGTcaagtctctcagtgggagagcattttggagatagtgaacaCAATTCtgtttcctttaccatagcattggagagggataggaacagacaaattagagaaacacttaattggagtaaggataaatatgaggctatcaagcaagaacttggaaacataaattggaaacagatgttctcagggaagagTACGGAAggaatgttcaggggatatttgcgagtggttctgcataggtatgttccaatgacgcagggaaaggatggtagagtacaggaacaatggtgtacaaaggctgttgtaaatctagtccagaaaaaagaaaagcttatgaaaggttaaaaaaaactaagtaatgatagcGATCTAGAATATTATAAGGCGAGCGGGAAGGAGCTTAagtatgaaattaggagagccagaaggggccatgagaagtccttagtggacaggattaaggaaaaccccaagatatTCTATaagtttgtgaagagcaagagggtaagatgTCCAAAAATAgaccaatcaggtgtgactgtgggaaaatgtgtatggaaccggaggaaagagcagaggtacttaatgaatactttacttcagaattcactgtggaaaaggatcttggtgattgtaggaatgacttgcagtggactgaaaagcttgagcatgtagatattcagaaagaggatgtgctggaggttttggaaagcatcaagttggataaatcactgggaccggatgggatgttccctaggctactgtgggaagcgagggaggagattgccgagcctctagcaatgatctttgcatcatcagtgaggatgggagagtttccggaggattggagtgttgcagatgctgttcccttattcaagaaagggagtaaggatagcccaggaaattatagaccagtgagtcttacctcagtgattggtaagttgatggagaagatcctgagaggcaggatttatgaacatttggaaaggcataatatgattaggaatagtcagcatggctttgtcaaaggccggTCGtgacttatgagcctgattgaattttttgaggatgtgactaagcacattgatgaaggtagagcagtagatgtagtgtatatggatttcagcaaggcatttgataaggtaccccatgcaaggcttattgaaaaggTAAGGAGCCATGggttccaaggggacattgctttgtggatccagaactggtttgcccacagaaggcaaggagtagttgtagacaggtcatattctgcatggaggtcggtcaccagtggagtgcctcagggatctgttctgagacccctactctttgtgatttttataaatgacctggatgaggaagtggagggatgggctagtaaatttgctgatggcacaaaggatgggagtgttgtggatagtgtggagggctgtcagagtttacagcaggacattggtaggatgcagaagtgggctgagaagtggcagatggagttcaacccagataagtgtgaggtggttcattttggtaggtaaaatatgatggcagaatatagcattaatggcagtgtggaggattacagggatcttggggtctgagtccataggatgcacaaagctgctacgcaggttgactctgtggttaagaagtcatacagtgcattggccttcatcaatcatgggattgagtttaagagccgagaggtgatTTTCCTCTTTAGCTTATGTACcccattgattgtgtggatactcagggctgaaatggctaccatgagagggcatagttttaaagtgcttggaagtaggtacagaggagatgtcatgggtaagtttttatgcagaaGTGGTGAGAAGTGGTGCCTGGAAACCCATGATCTTTAAgaccttcaggcacagagctcaaaaaaagtgatgtaatggacttttaacatcataaaccagcgagttgtttgttatgtttccccactcgctgggaaaatggagccACCTCCttatcccttattagggagaaagagCCCGTGGTATGTCGAATGCCAGGTAAAACGtgaagcctttggggtaactgcgAGTCTGTgcctttgctcatgcttgagtgctcagtggtgagtgctgatgctttttttgctggtggggtgagggggtaTCGTTGCTTTCTGCCTCTTACACGCAAGAGGGGACTTTGGGGTCCTAACACTCAACTATTGTTCATTCTTTGTGTCATTCCTCTGTTTCCGTGGAtggttttgaaaaaaaaaattacaggatCTTCTGCATGTTGTTTACATTTCTCTGAAATGTAAACTggacctttgaatctttgaattgggCTGTGGGAAGGAAAAGAAGATCAACCATGAATAAATGACCTAATTCTCTGTGCATTTATTTGGCTGGTAGACAATACACTGTGGTTTGAGCAAAGTTTTTAAAATAGTGTCAACTATGCGTGATTGTTTTCAAAAAGCAGCGAGTTTCATCACTGATAACTGATGAGGAATGAGCAGTAAGAaaattcagaactattttgctcactgcagtttcaagcattcaggcttagcCATCCCTGAAggagctgggagtgaaaatggaactattttactacttcagcaATTTATGAACTGCAAAGAATTTTaaagtattgacaatcatcttgaatgttacacaTGAATGAAGATGTgatggcagtccattatctgcactaagtGTCTGTACTGGTttttttcatttacagtcaaaagaatgcGATGCGGAAGAATTCCTCCAACCGTAAGCATTCGGAAGTAATACGCAGTTTTATTGTATTGTAATAGTAttgttctaatttgttcagtaTTTCATTTAATTACATAATTGTCACTCAGTTTGTCTTATATCCAAGAAACCAGCGCGGCTAATCGgggcctgattctgattttgctcATGAACATGACAGCCAAGGGTTACCTTTCTCTACTGGTGGGTCCAAGCACTCTGGGGATGATGCATTTTTTTTCTCACAAGGATGACACGTATTATCATGAAATGCATCTCCTTGAAGAACTTGTTTCAGACCAAACAGTGAGCAGTTGGTGTGTTTTCGACAGGGTTCTAAGGCAGACTTGCTCCTGGAGAAGAAACCCTTTGGGCATGGCATGCACTCCGTATCAATATAAGGTGTTCCTGGGGAGACAAAAGGACGTTGggaattgtatttatttatttattcagacaaACAGTGCGGAACGGGCTGCTCTTGCAGAATGAGCCGTGCCACCCATCCCCCGcatatttaacccaagcctaatcacaggatcacTTCTGTTTCATTGACTACACAAAAGCTTTAGACACAGTGAAACACCAAGTCATCACGAGAATTCTTAAAGATATTAATATCAACGGAAAAGATCTAAGAATAATCAGGAATCTCTACTGGCAACAAAGTGCAGCCACACGGATAGACAACGAGATTGATGAATTTGAGCCAATAAAGCGAGGAGTCAGACAGGGTTGTGTTCTATCACCAGACCTGCTCTCCCTGTCTGGTGAAAACATCACGAGAACCGTACAAGATCTACCTGAAATAAGTACAGGAGGATACAATATCAACAACCTCCGCTATGCGGATGATACAGTACTGACACCAAACAGTGAAGTAAATTTACAGAAACTAGTATCTACCATCAACACAGAGAGCGAAAGACTAGGCCTAACCTTAAACAAAGAGAAAACTGAAGTAATGGTAATATCAAAGAAACCTGATATCCCAAACTGTTGGAtcatattgggaaatgaaatccTGAAACAAGTTCACAACTTCAGGTAACATGGGTAACATCTGATGGCAAATGCGAAACAGACATAAAAGCAAGaacagcatttacagaaatgagaaaCCTCCTAACGAACAAAAAAATGGCAATTGACATCCGCCTTGGAACTCTCAGCTGCTACATTCTCCCTATATTGATGTGTGGCTGCGAGTCATGGACCATCACAAACGCAATGGAAAAAAGAATCAATGAGGCAGAGATGTGGTTCCTCAGAAGAATGCTATGCATCTCGTATACGGACAGGATAACCAATGAAGAAGTTCTAcagagaacaaaaacaaaatgtaCATTACTGAAAAACATCAAAAAACAGCAAAGaaaattctttggacacatcATGCGAAGAGAAACGTGAGAACATTTAGTTACAGCTGGAAAGCTGGAAGGGAAAAGAAGCAGAGGCAGGCAGAGAATGGAAATGATAGATGGATTAACATCACggttagaaacaggggaggcaacaactacaattcggagggtcagggaccatgatggatggagagacatgCTCACCCACACCTGAACtgaatcacaggataatttacaatgaccaatacaCCTACtaaatggtacatctttggacagtgggaggaaaccagagcacccggtcgCCACCCAcggggtc from Hypanus sabinus isolate sHypSab1 chromosome 1, sHypSab1.hap1, whole genome shotgun sequence includes these protein-coding regions:
- the LOC132385082 gene encoding tumor necrosis factor receptor superfamily member 11B-like, which codes for MISFCFCTCMLFILPLLLLPLVSLQSPFNHLYQFWDDESRQFYICEKCPPGTYRKAHCNSSKRTECAPCPDSHYTACWNSLEECQYCNVFCKEYQFVKHECNGTHNRVCECVEGHYFDLEFCLKHYECPPGFGVKKFGTPYIDTECMPCPKGFFSRSKSALEPCRKHTNCSLFGLKQVLQGDAFHDNTCHPCEKKNASSPECLDPPVEKDIALCDEAIFKFIAHQKLTLKQLRMLMESLPGKGASAQHLQWLQRRKAVRNQTFVQLKQWKMENPNMDTVRALIHALKKASAHNVYKKLLRRLRLN